A region of Ictidomys tridecemlineatus isolate mIctTri1 chromosome 4, mIctTri1.hap1, whole genome shotgun sequence DNA encodes the following proteins:
- the Scyl1 gene encoding N-terminal kinase-like protein isoform X5: MWFFARDPVRDFPFELSPEAPEGSPPGPWVLHRGRKKATGSLVSIFVYDVKPGAEEQTQVAKAAFKRLKTLRHPNILAYIDGLETEKCLHVVTEAVTPLGMYLKARVDAGGLKEQELSWGLHQIVKALSFLVNDCNLIHNNVCMAAVFVDRAGEWKLGGLDYMYSAQGNGGGPPRKGIPELEQYDPPELTDNSGRAVREKWSADMWRLGCLIWEVFNGPLPRATALRNPGKIPKSLVPHYCELVGANPKVRPNPARFLQNCQAPGGFMNNRFVETNLFLEEIQIKEPTEKQKFFQELSKSLDSFPEDFCRHKVLPQLLTAFEFGNAGAVVLTPLFKVGKFLSAEEYQQKIIPVVVKMFSSTDRAMRIRLLQQMEQFIQYLDEPTVNTQIFPHVVHGFLDTNPAIREQTVKSMLLLAPKLNEANLNMELMKHFARLQAKDEQGPIRCNTTVCLGKIGSYLSASTRHRVLTSAFSRATKDPFAPSRVAGVLGFAATHNFYSMNDCAHKILPVLCGLTVDPEKSVRDQAFKAIRSFLSKLESVSEDPTQLAEVEKDVHAASSPGMGGAAASWAGWAVTGVSSLTSKFIRAHPMATQAETNVPQRPMPEDRWETQEDKDTTEDSSTADRWDDEDWGSLEEAESVLAQQDDWSTRGQASIAGQVSPPEHKSPESDWSNWEAEGSWEQGWQEPSSPEPPPEGTRLASEYNWGGPESNDKGDPFAALSVRSSTQPRPESDSWGEDNWEGLETESRQVKAELARKKREDRRREMEAKRAEKKAAKGPMKLGARKLD; this comes from the exons ATGTGGTTCTTTGCCCGGGACCCGGTCCGGGACTTTCCGTTCGAGCTCAGCCCAGAGGCTCCTGAAGGCAGCCCGCCCGGACCCTGGGTCCTGCACCGCGGCCGCAAAAAG GCCACAGGCAGCCTGGTGTCCATATTCGTGTACGACGTGAAGCCTGGCGCTGAAGAGCAGACCCAGGTGGCCAAAGCTGCCTTCAAGCGCCTCAAAACTCTCCGGCACCCCAACATCCTGGCCTATATCGATGGGCTGGAG ACAGAAAAGTGCCTCCATGTAGTGACAGAGGCTGTGACCCCACTGGGAATGTACCTCAAGGCTCGAGTGGATGCTGGTGGCCTGAAGGAGCAGGAGTTGTCCTGGGGGCTACACCAGATAGTGAAAGCCCTCAGCTTCTTGGTCAACGACTGCAACCTTATCCACAATAACGTCTGTATGGCTGCTGTGTTTGTGGACCGAGCTGGCGAGTGGAAACTTGGGGGCCTGGATTACATGTACTCAGCCCAGGGCAATGGTGGGGGACCACCCCGCAAGGGGATCCCTGAACTTGAGCAGTATGACCCCCCGGAATTGACTGACAACAGCGGCAGAGCGGTCAGAGAGAAGTG GTCAGCAGACATGTGGCGCTTGGGCTGCCTCATCTGGGAAGTCTTCAATGGGCCTCTACCTCGGGCGACTGCCCTTCGCAATCCTGGGAAG ATCCCCAAATCCCTGGTGCCCCATTACTGTGAACTGGTGGGAGCTAACCCTAAGGTGCGTCCCAACCCAGCCCGCTTTCTGCAGAACTGCCAGGCACCTGGTGGTTTCATGAACAACCGTTTTGTGGAGACCAACCTCTTCTTGGAAGAGATTCAG ATCAAAGAGCCGACCGAGAAGCAAAAATTCTTCCAAGAGTTGAGCAAGAGCCTGGACTCATTCCCTGAGGATTTCTGTCGGCACAAGGTGCTGCCCCAGCTGCTGACTGCCTTCGAGTTTGGCAACGCTGGGGCTGTGGTCCTCACACCCCTCTTCAAG GTGGGCAAGTTCCTCAGTGCTGAGGAGTATCAGCAGAAGATCATTCCTGTGGTGGTCAAGATGTTCTCATCCACCGACCGCGCCATGCGCATCCGCCTCCTGCAGCAG ATGGAGCAGTTTATCCAATACCTTGATGAGCCGACAGTCAACACCCAGATCTTTCCCCATGTTGTACATGGCTTTCTGGATACCAACCCTGCCATCCGGGAGCAGACTGTCAAG TCCATGCTGCTCCTGGCCCCAAAGCTAAATGAAGCCAACCTCAACATGGAGCTCATGAAGCACTTTGCCCGGCTGCAGGCCAAGGATGAACAGGGCCCAATCCGCTGCAACACCACGGTCTGCCTGGGAAAAATTGGCTCCTACCTCAGTGCCAGT ACCAGACACAGAGTCCTCACCTCCGCCTTCAGCCGGGCCACTAAGGACCCATTTGCACCATCCCGGGTTGCGGGTGTTTTGGGCTTTGCTGCCACCCACAACTTCTACTCAATGAACGACTGTGCCCACAAGATCCTGCCTGTACTGTGTGGCCTCACTGTGGACCCTGAAAAATCTGTGCGGGACCAG GCCTTCAAGGCCATTCGGAGCTTCCTGTCCAAACTGGAGTCTGTGTCTGAGGATCCCACCCAGTTGGCAGAAGTGG AGAAGGATGTCCATGCAGCTTCCAGCCCTGGGATGGGAGGAGCTGCAGCCAGCTGGGCAGGCTGGGCTGTGACTGGAGTCTCCTCACTTACCTCTAAATTCATCCGTGCACACCCCATGGCTACACAGGCTGAGACCAATGTGCCCCAGAGACCAATGCCTGAGG ACCGCTGGGAGACACAGGAGGACAAGGACACAACAGAGGATAGCAGTACTGCTGACAGATGGGATGATGAGGACTGGGGCAGCTTGGAG GAGGCTGAGTCTGTGTTGGCCCAGCAGGATGACTGGAGTACCAGGGGCCAAGCAAGCATAGCTGGACAG gtcagtcccCCAGAACACAAATCTCCTGAGTCAGACTGGAGCAACTGGGAAGCTGAAGGCTCCTGGGAGCAGGGCTGGCAGGAGCCCAGCTCCCCAGAGCCACCCCCTGAAGGCACAAGATTGGCCAGCGAGTATAACTGGGGTGGCCCAGAGTCCAACGACAAGGGTGACCCCTTCGCTGCCCTGTCTGTGCGTTCTAGTACCCAG CCCAGGCCAGAATCGGACTCATGGGGTGAGGACAACTGGGAGGGCCTGGAGACTGAGAGCC GACAGGTCAAGGCCGAGCTGGCACGGAAAAAGCGTGAGGACCGGCGGAGGGAGATGGAGGCCAAACGCGCAGAGAAGAAGGCAGCCAAGGGCCCCATGAAGCTGGGAGCACGAAAGCTGGACTGA
- the Scyl1 gene encoding N-terminal kinase-like protein isoform X1: MWFFARDPVRDFPFELSPEAPEGSPPGPWVLHRGRKKATGSLVSIFVYDVKPGAEEQTQVAKAAFKRLKTLRHPNILAYIDGLETEKCLHVVTEAVTPLGMYLKARVDAGGLKEQELSWGLHQIVKALSFLVNDCNLIHNNVCMAAVFVDRAGEWKLGGLDYMYSAQGNGGGPPRKGIPELEQYDPPELTDNSGRAVREKWSADMWRLGCLIWEVFNGPLPRATALRNPGKIPKSLVPHYCELVGANPKVRPNPARFLQNCQAPGGFMNNRFVETNLFLEEIQIKEPTEKQKFFQELSKSLDSFPEDFCRHKVLPQLLTAFEFGNAGAVVLTPLFKVGKFLSAEEYQQKIIPVVVKMFSSTDRAMRIRLLQQMEQFIQYLDEPTVNTQIFPHVVHGFLDTNPAIREQTVKSMLLLAPKLNEANLNMELMKHFARLQAKDEQGPIRCNTTVCLGKIGSYLSASTRHRVLTSAFSRATKDPFAPSRVAGVLGFAATHNFYSMNDCAHKILPVLCGLTVDPEKSVRDQAFKAIRSFLSKLESVSEDPTQLAEVEKDVHAASSPGMGGAAASWAGWAVTGVSSLTSKFIRAHPMATQAETNVPQRPMPEGHPAPAPTPLSATSTTSDRWETQEDKDTTEDSSTADRWDDEDWGSLEQEAESVLAQQDDWSTRGQASIAGQVSPPEHKSPESDWSNWEAEGSWEQGWQEPSSPEPPPEGTRLASEYNWGGPESNDKGDPFAALSVRSSTQPRPESDSWGEDNWEGLETESRQVKAELARKKREDRRREMEAKRAEKKAAKGPMKLGARKLD; this comes from the exons ATGTGGTTCTTTGCCCGGGACCCGGTCCGGGACTTTCCGTTCGAGCTCAGCCCAGAGGCTCCTGAAGGCAGCCCGCCCGGACCCTGGGTCCTGCACCGCGGCCGCAAAAAG GCCACAGGCAGCCTGGTGTCCATATTCGTGTACGACGTGAAGCCTGGCGCTGAAGAGCAGACCCAGGTGGCCAAAGCTGCCTTCAAGCGCCTCAAAACTCTCCGGCACCCCAACATCCTGGCCTATATCGATGGGCTGGAG ACAGAAAAGTGCCTCCATGTAGTGACAGAGGCTGTGACCCCACTGGGAATGTACCTCAAGGCTCGAGTGGATGCTGGTGGCCTGAAGGAGCAGGAGTTGTCCTGGGGGCTACACCAGATAGTGAAAGCCCTCAGCTTCTTGGTCAACGACTGCAACCTTATCCACAATAACGTCTGTATGGCTGCTGTGTTTGTGGACCGAGCTGGCGAGTGGAAACTTGGGGGCCTGGATTACATGTACTCAGCCCAGGGCAATGGTGGGGGACCACCCCGCAAGGGGATCCCTGAACTTGAGCAGTATGACCCCCCGGAATTGACTGACAACAGCGGCAGAGCGGTCAGAGAGAAGTG GTCAGCAGACATGTGGCGCTTGGGCTGCCTCATCTGGGAAGTCTTCAATGGGCCTCTACCTCGGGCGACTGCCCTTCGCAATCCTGGGAAG ATCCCCAAATCCCTGGTGCCCCATTACTGTGAACTGGTGGGAGCTAACCCTAAGGTGCGTCCCAACCCAGCCCGCTTTCTGCAGAACTGCCAGGCACCTGGTGGTTTCATGAACAACCGTTTTGTGGAGACCAACCTCTTCTTGGAAGAGATTCAG ATCAAAGAGCCGACCGAGAAGCAAAAATTCTTCCAAGAGTTGAGCAAGAGCCTGGACTCATTCCCTGAGGATTTCTGTCGGCACAAGGTGCTGCCCCAGCTGCTGACTGCCTTCGAGTTTGGCAACGCTGGGGCTGTGGTCCTCACACCCCTCTTCAAG GTGGGCAAGTTCCTCAGTGCTGAGGAGTATCAGCAGAAGATCATTCCTGTGGTGGTCAAGATGTTCTCATCCACCGACCGCGCCATGCGCATCCGCCTCCTGCAGCAG ATGGAGCAGTTTATCCAATACCTTGATGAGCCGACAGTCAACACCCAGATCTTTCCCCATGTTGTACATGGCTTTCTGGATACCAACCCTGCCATCCGGGAGCAGACTGTCAAG TCCATGCTGCTCCTGGCCCCAAAGCTAAATGAAGCCAACCTCAACATGGAGCTCATGAAGCACTTTGCCCGGCTGCAGGCCAAGGATGAACAGGGCCCAATCCGCTGCAACACCACGGTCTGCCTGGGAAAAATTGGCTCCTACCTCAGTGCCAGT ACCAGACACAGAGTCCTCACCTCCGCCTTCAGCCGGGCCACTAAGGACCCATTTGCACCATCCCGGGTTGCGGGTGTTTTGGGCTTTGCTGCCACCCACAACTTCTACTCAATGAACGACTGTGCCCACAAGATCCTGCCTGTACTGTGTGGCCTCACTGTGGACCCTGAAAAATCTGTGCGGGACCAG GCCTTCAAGGCCATTCGGAGCTTCCTGTCCAAACTGGAGTCTGTGTCTGAGGATCCCACCCAGTTGGCAGAAGTGG AGAAGGATGTCCATGCAGCTTCCAGCCCTGGGATGGGAGGAGCTGCAGCCAGCTGGGCAGGCTGGGCTGTGACTGGAGTCTCCTCACTTACCTCTAAATTCATCCGTGCACACCCCATGGCTACACAGGCTGAGACCAATGTGCCCCAGAGACCAATGCCTGAGG GAcatcctgccccagcccccacacCTCTCTCTGCCACCTCTACAACCTCAGACCGCTGGGAGACACAGGAGGACAAGGACACAACAGAGGATAGCAGTACTGCTGACAGATGGGATGATGAGGACTGGGGCAGCTTGGAG CAGGAGGCTGAGTCTGTGTTGGCCCAGCAGGATGACTGGAGTACCAGGGGCCAAGCAAGCATAGCTGGACAG gtcagtcccCCAGAACACAAATCTCCTGAGTCAGACTGGAGCAACTGGGAAGCTGAAGGCTCCTGGGAGCAGGGCTGGCAGGAGCCCAGCTCCCCAGAGCCACCCCCTGAAGGCACAAGATTGGCCAGCGAGTATAACTGGGGTGGCCCAGAGTCCAACGACAAGGGTGACCCCTTCGCTGCCCTGTCTGTGCGTTCTAGTACCCAG CCCAGGCCAGAATCGGACTCATGGGGTGAGGACAACTGGGAGGGCCTGGAGACTGAGAGCC GACAGGTCAAGGCCGAGCTGGCACGGAAAAAGCGTGAGGACCGGCGGAGGGAGATGGAGGCCAAACGCGCAGAGAAGAAGGCAGCCAAGGGCCCCATGAAGCTGGGAGCACGAAAGCTGGACTGA
- the Scyl1 gene encoding N-terminal kinase-like protein isoform X2, translating into MWFFARDPVRDFPFELSPEAPEGSPPGPWVLHRGRKKATGSLVSIFVYDVKPGAEEQTQVAKAAFKRLKTLRHPNILAYIDGLETEKCLHVVTEAVTPLGMYLKARVDAGGLKEQELSWGLHQIVKALSFLVNDCNLIHNNVCMAAVFVDRAGEWKLGGLDYMYSAQGNGGGPPRKGIPELEQYDPPELTDNSGRAVREKWSADMWRLGCLIWEVFNGPLPRATALRNPGKIPKSLVPHYCELVGANPKVRPNPARFLQNCQAPGGFMNNRFVETNLFLEEIQIKEPTEKQKFFQELSKSLDSFPEDFCRHKVLPQLLTAFEFGNAGAVVLTPLFKVGKFLSAEEYQQKIIPVVVKMFSSTDRAMRIRLLQQMEQFIQYLDEPTVNTQIFPHVVHGFLDTNPAIREQTVKSMLLLAPKLNEANLNMELMKHFARLQAKDEQGPIRCNTTVCLGKIGSYLSASTRHRVLTSAFSRATKDPFAPSRVAGVLGFAATHNFYSMNDCAHKILPVLCGLTVDPEKSVRDQAFKAIRSFLSKLESVSEDPTQLAEVEKDVHAASSPGMGGAAASWAGWAVTGVSSLTSKFIRAHPMATQAETNVPQRPMPEGHPAPAPTPLSATSTTSDRWETQEDKDTTEDSSTADRWDDEDWGSLEEAESVLAQQDDWSTRGQASIAGQVSPPEHKSPESDWSNWEAEGSWEQGWQEPSSPEPPPEGTRLASEYNWGGPESNDKGDPFAALSVRSSTQPRPESDSWGEDNWEGLETESRQVKAELARKKREDRRREMEAKRAEKKAAKGPMKLGARKLD; encoded by the exons ATGTGGTTCTTTGCCCGGGACCCGGTCCGGGACTTTCCGTTCGAGCTCAGCCCAGAGGCTCCTGAAGGCAGCCCGCCCGGACCCTGGGTCCTGCACCGCGGCCGCAAAAAG GCCACAGGCAGCCTGGTGTCCATATTCGTGTACGACGTGAAGCCTGGCGCTGAAGAGCAGACCCAGGTGGCCAAAGCTGCCTTCAAGCGCCTCAAAACTCTCCGGCACCCCAACATCCTGGCCTATATCGATGGGCTGGAG ACAGAAAAGTGCCTCCATGTAGTGACAGAGGCTGTGACCCCACTGGGAATGTACCTCAAGGCTCGAGTGGATGCTGGTGGCCTGAAGGAGCAGGAGTTGTCCTGGGGGCTACACCAGATAGTGAAAGCCCTCAGCTTCTTGGTCAACGACTGCAACCTTATCCACAATAACGTCTGTATGGCTGCTGTGTTTGTGGACCGAGCTGGCGAGTGGAAACTTGGGGGCCTGGATTACATGTACTCAGCCCAGGGCAATGGTGGGGGACCACCCCGCAAGGGGATCCCTGAACTTGAGCAGTATGACCCCCCGGAATTGACTGACAACAGCGGCAGAGCGGTCAGAGAGAAGTG GTCAGCAGACATGTGGCGCTTGGGCTGCCTCATCTGGGAAGTCTTCAATGGGCCTCTACCTCGGGCGACTGCCCTTCGCAATCCTGGGAAG ATCCCCAAATCCCTGGTGCCCCATTACTGTGAACTGGTGGGAGCTAACCCTAAGGTGCGTCCCAACCCAGCCCGCTTTCTGCAGAACTGCCAGGCACCTGGTGGTTTCATGAACAACCGTTTTGTGGAGACCAACCTCTTCTTGGAAGAGATTCAG ATCAAAGAGCCGACCGAGAAGCAAAAATTCTTCCAAGAGTTGAGCAAGAGCCTGGACTCATTCCCTGAGGATTTCTGTCGGCACAAGGTGCTGCCCCAGCTGCTGACTGCCTTCGAGTTTGGCAACGCTGGGGCTGTGGTCCTCACACCCCTCTTCAAG GTGGGCAAGTTCCTCAGTGCTGAGGAGTATCAGCAGAAGATCATTCCTGTGGTGGTCAAGATGTTCTCATCCACCGACCGCGCCATGCGCATCCGCCTCCTGCAGCAG ATGGAGCAGTTTATCCAATACCTTGATGAGCCGACAGTCAACACCCAGATCTTTCCCCATGTTGTACATGGCTTTCTGGATACCAACCCTGCCATCCGGGAGCAGACTGTCAAG TCCATGCTGCTCCTGGCCCCAAAGCTAAATGAAGCCAACCTCAACATGGAGCTCATGAAGCACTTTGCCCGGCTGCAGGCCAAGGATGAACAGGGCCCAATCCGCTGCAACACCACGGTCTGCCTGGGAAAAATTGGCTCCTACCTCAGTGCCAGT ACCAGACACAGAGTCCTCACCTCCGCCTTCAGCCGGGCCACTAAGGACCCATTTGCACCATCCCGGGTTGCGGGTGTTTTGGGCTTTGCTGCCACCCACAACTTCTACTCAATGAACGACTGTGCCCACAAGATCCTGCCTGTACTGTGTGGCCTCACTGTGGACCCTGAAAAATCTGTGCGGGACCAG GCCTTCAAGGCCATTCGGAGCTTCCTGTCCAAACTGGAGTCTGTGTCTGAGGATCCCACCCAGTTGGCAGAAGTGG AGAAGGATGTCCATGCAGCTTCCAGCCCTGGGATGGGAGGAGCTGCAGCCAGCTGGGCAGGCTGGGCTGTGACTGGAGTCTCCTCACTTACCTCTAAATTCATCCGTGCACACCCCATGGCTACACAGGCTGAGACCAATGTGCCCCAGAGACCAATGCCTGAGG GAcatcctgccccagcccccacacCTCTCTCTGCCACCTCTACAACCTCAGACCGCTGGGAGACACAGGAGGACAAGGACACAACAGAGGATAGCAGTACTGCTGACAGATGGGATGATGAGGACTGGGGCAGCTTGGAG GAGGCTGAGTCTGTGTTGGCCCAGCAGGATGACTGGAGTACCAGGGGCCAAGCAAGCATAGCTGGACAG gtcagtcccCCAGAACACAAATCTCCTGAGTCAGACTGGAGCAACTGGGAAGCTGAAGGCTCCTGGGAGCAGGGCTGGCAGGAGCCCAGCTCCCCAGAGCCACCCCCTGAAGGCACAAGATTGGCCAGCGAGTATAACTGGGGTGGCCCAGAGTCCAACGACAAGGGTGACCCCTTCGCTGCCCTGTCTGTGCGTTCTAGTACCCAG CCCAGGCCAGAATCGGACTCATGGGGTGAGGACAACTGGGAGGGCCTGGAGACTGAGAGCC GACAGGTCAAGGCCGAGCTGGCACGGAAAAAGCGTGAGGACCGGCGGAGGGAGATGGAGGCCAAACGCGCAGAGAAGAAGGCAGCCAAGGGCCCCATGAAGCTGGGAGCACGAAAGCTGGACTGA
- the Scyl1 gene encoding N-terminal kinase-like protein isoform X4, protein MWFFARDPVRDFPFELSPEAPEGSPPGPWVLHRGRKKATGSLVSIFVYDVKPGAEEQTQVAKAAFKRLKTLRHPNILAYIDGLETEKCLHVVTEAVTPLGMYLKARVDAGGLKEQELSWGLHQIVKALSFLVNDCNLIHNNVCMAAVFVDRAGEWKLGGLDYMYSAQGNGGGPPRKGIPELEQYDPPELTDNSGRAVREKWSADMWRLGCLIWEVFNGPLPRATALRNPGKIPKSLVPHYCELVGANPKVRPNPARFLQNCQAPGGFMNNRFVETNLFLEEIQIKEPTEKQKFFQELSKSLDSFPEDFCRHKVLPQLLTAFEFGNAGAVVLTPLFKVGKFLSAEEYQQKIIPVVVKMFSSTDRAMRIRLLQQMEQFIQYLDEPTVNTQIFPHVVHGFLDTNPAIREQTVKSMLLLAPKLNEANLNMELMKHFARLQAKDEQGPIRCNTTVCLGKIGSYLSASTRHRVLTSAFSRATKDPFAPSRVAGVLGFAATHNFYSMNDCAHKILPVLCGLTVDPEKSVRDQAFKAIRSFLSKLESVSEDPTQLAEVEKDVHAASSPGMGGAAASWAGWAVTGVSSLTSKFIRAHPMATQAETNVPQRPMPEDRWETQEDKDTTEDSSTADRWDDEDWGSLEQEAESVLAQQDDWSTRGQASIAGQVSPPEHKSPESDWSNWEAEGSWEQGWQEPSSPEPPPEGTRLASEYNWGGPESNDKGDPFAALSVRSSTQPRPESDSWGEDNWEGLETESRQVKAELARKKREDRRREMEAKRAEKKAAKGPMKLGARKLD, encoded by the exons ATGTGGTTCTTTGCCCGGGACCCGGTCCGGGACTTTCCGTTCGAGCTCAGCCCAGAGGCTCCTGAAGGCAGCCCGCCCGGACCCTGGGTCCTGCACCGCGGCCGCAAAAAG GCCACAGGCAGCCTGGTGTCCATATTCGTGTACGACGTGAAGCCTGGCGCTGAAGAGCAGACCCAGGTGGCCAAAGCTGCCTTCAAGCGCCTCAAAACTCTCCGGCACCCCAACATCCTGGCCTATATCGATGGGCTGGAG ACAGAAAAGTGCCTCCATGTAGTGACAGAGGCTGTGACCCCACTGGGAATGTACCTCAAGGCTCGAGTGGATGCTGGTGGCCTGAAGGAGCAGGAGTTGTCCTGGGGGCTACACCAGATAGTGAAAGCCCTCAGCTTCTTGGTCAACGACTGCAACCTTATCCACAATAACGTCTGTATGGCTGCTGTGTTTGTGGACCGAGCTGGCGAGTGGAAACTTGGGGGCCTGGATTACATGTACTCAGCCCAGGGCAATGGTGGGGGACCACCCCGCAAGGGGATCCCTGAACTTGAGCAGTATGACCCCCCGGAATTGACTGACAACAGCGGCAGAGCGGTCAGAGAGAAGTG GTCAGCAGACATGTGGCGCTTGGGCTGCCTCATCTGGGAAGTCTTCAATGGGCCTCTACCTCGGGCGACTGCCCTTCGCAATCCTGGGAAG ATCCCCAAATCCCTGGTGCCCCATTACTGTGAACTGGTGGGAGCTAACCCTAAGGTGCGTCCCAACCCAGCCCGCTTTCTGCAGAACTGCCAGGCACCTGGTGGTTTCATGAACAACCGTTTTGTGGAGACCAACCTCTTCTTGGAAGAGATTCAG ATCAAAGAGCCGACCGAGAAGCAAAAATTCTTCCAAGAGTTGAGCAAGAGCCTGGACTCATTCCCTGAGGATTTCTGTCGGCACAAGGTGCTGCCCCAGCTGCTGACTGCCTTCGAGTTTGGCAACGCTGGGGCTGTGGTCCTCACACCCCTCTTCAAG GTGGGCAAGTTCCTCAGTGCTGAGGAGTATCAGCAGAAGATCATTCCTGTGGTGGTCAAGATGTTCTCATCCACCGACCGCGCCATGCGCATCCGCCTCCTGCAGCAG ATGGAGCAGTTTATCCAATACCTTGATGAGCCGACAGTCAACACCCAGATCTTTCCCCATGTTGTACATGGCTTTCTGGATACCAACCCTGCCATCCGGGAGCAGACTGTCAAG TCCATGCTGCTCCTGGCCCCAAAGCTAAATGAAGCCAACCTCAACATGGAGCTCATGAAGCACTTTGCCCGGCTGCAGGCCAAGGATGAACAGGGCCCAATCCGCTGCAACACCACGGTCTGCCTGGGAAAAATTGGCTCCTACCTCAGTGCCAGT ACCAGACACAGAGTCCTCACCTCCGCCTTCAGCCGGGCCACTAAGGACCCATTTGCACCATCCCGGGTTGCGGGTGTTTTGGGCTTTGCTGCCACCCACAACTTCTACTCAATGAACGACTGTGCCCACAAGATCCTGCCTGTACTGTGTGGCCTCACTGTGGACCCTGAAAAATCTGTGCGGGACCAG GCCTTCAAGGCCATTCGGAGCTTCCTGTCCAAACTGGAGTCTGTGTCTGAGGATCCCACCCAGTTGGCAGAAGTGG AGAAGGATGTCCATGCAGCTTCCAGCCCTGGGATGGGAGGAGCTGCAGCCAGCTGGGCAGGCTGGGCTGTGACTGGAGTCTCCTCACTTACCTCTAAATTCATCCGTGCACACCCCATGGCTACACAGGCTGAGACCAATGTGCCCCAGAGACCAATGCCTGAGG ACCGCTGGGAGACACAGGAGGACAAGGACACAACAGAGGATAGCAGTACTGCTGACAGATGGGATGATGAGGACTGGGGCAGCTTGGAG CAGGAGGCTGAGTCTGTGTTGGCCCAGCAGGATGACTGGAGTACCAGGGGCCAAGCAAGCATAGCTGGACAG gtcagtcccCCAGAACACAAATCTCCTGAGTCAGACTGGAGCAACTGGGAAGCTGAAGGCTCCTGGGAGCAGGGCTGGCAGGAGCCCAGCTCCCCAGAGCCACCCCCTGAAGGCACAAGATTGGCCAGCGAGTATAACTGGGGTGGCCCAGAGTCCAACGACAAGGGTGACCCCTTCGCTGCCCTGTCTGTGCGTTCTAGTACCCAG CCCAGGCCAGAATCGGACTCATGGGGTGAGGACAACTGGGAGGGCCTGGAGACTGAGAGCC GACAGGTCAAGGCCGAGCTGGCACGGAAAAAGCGTGAGGACCGGCGGAGGGAGATGGAGGCCAAACGCGCAGAGAAGAAGGCAGCCAAGGGCCCCATGAAGCTGGGAGCACGAAAGCTGGACTGA